A window of Carassius gibelio isolate Cgi1373 ecotype wild population from Czech Republic chromosome A3, carGib1.2-hapl.c, whole genome shotgun sequence genomic DNA:
TGCAAATCTAATACATTTACAGATTTATATCTTTGATCTTTTAAAATGCGACCTTTTCATTGTATAGTGTGTttaaagtgatgatgttacttcactgtatacatttttttttaaacctctttcgaagtaaagaaaaaaactgaTTGTTGCAGTATATTTTAGTCTTGCTACTTCAGAATTtgacatttaattcagtgttacttgctTGTGTTTTTTATCTgactgttttaaagtatatttattacagtaaaatcGTTTCAGTACTAAACTCATCTGTTTATAATTGAAAAGTTTGATGAGAAACAACAGAGTGGATTAAATGCGTACTGACCTATTTTTCTGTTCCTCTGACTTCCTGTAGAAGATCCAGGTGTTGATCACGGTCTATGACTATGATAAACTGGGAAGCAATGATCCGATTGGGAAGTGCTGGATTGGGTTTGGTGCTAGTGGGGTGGGTCTGCGCCACTGGTCAGACATGCTGGCCAATCCCAGACGACCTGTGGCCCAGTGGCACACCCTTCAGCCTGAAGAGGAAATAGATGCTGCCCTTAAAGCACCTATCCGCTAAATATCTCATCCACCCTCAACATAATGTTTTCAGCACACATCAGgcaaaatcatttacatttaatccgTCCTTTCACTGAGGAGTTTCTGTCTGTTACGTTATTAACATCATTATTACCTGTACCCTTCTTTACTGTGAACCAAAGGAGGAGtaacttttataaatgttatGTATATTATGTTCATCTGGATTATGTTTCTTATTTAAATGTGTCTGTATGTGGAtgataactgtgtgtgtgtgtttgtttgtgtgtttgaagtgTTGTGTGTATGTATCTGTCCATAACCCTGAGAGCACACGTACAGCATGGAGATATCTATTTGACATCTGTATTTACATCatgagtgtttgctcatctgcagtaAGTCTATGGGACGTTTCctgtcagatgtcaaatagacgtatAGAAAAATTCTTTAAGATGTTTAGGATTAGGATGCATGTCAAAATGGTATCTTAAAgacgtctatcagatgtttgtacacggcagatgctttccagatgaagggATCTtgaacagacatcttgcagacgtacgtGTGCTATCTGGGAACTCTTTGGGAACTCCTAATTTGCCTCATCTATTATTTTTCTTGTAAACCAAGATGACTATAAACTCAAGAACTGGATACATCATCACTTATTTTAAGACGTGTCTTCATTTCATGTACAAATAGACACACTATAGTTATTTACTAAACTAGTTATTAACTGTTGGTAAATATTTCCTCAtcatataaaatgatttattaatttggcAGCCATTATTATATGTAAACATGTCTACAAAAAGCAGTTGTCTGGTTGGGTTCAGCAGTATTTGGAGTTGTCCAGCTGTAGGTGGGAGCTTGGATTAATCTTGTGGCGCAGTGCTGGACTAAGCCATACATGTGAGCAGGGATTTACAGCCAGTGAAGGGCGGGAGTGCGGAGAGGATGAAGGAGACAAGGACACAGACAAAGTCATACTGAGTGATtggggacagacagagagacagcattttaaataaaaagttgggTAACTGGTTAAAAATATGAATTGGTTAAAGACAACAAAACATACAGATTAACAAAAAACCAAGATGCAAATCAGTGCATTGCAAAGCTAGCCAAAATGATAGCAGCTGACCGTGATTGAGAGAGTTTAAATGCACCCAATGTGTAAGTATACTGTAGTAGTTTGGTCATAGATTACTATTCTTACATTAATAATATTCTGCAAAACCACATTAGCATGACATCAAAGCGAGTTTGCGACTGTCATGCTACAACACTGCTGTTTTAAGTCTAGCTAGCACTAAGTATAAGAATTACTTTTAAATTGGTTTCTCAAAGGCTCTTCGTGTAGCTTTGTATATACATCAGCATGCTTGTTCACACAGCAAGAACGGTGTAGATATTAACTTACCAGTAGGAGGCGTTGTATTTACATGAAGTTTTGCTAGTCTGCTAATTTGTTATGGACAAGCGCTCAAGCCACCAGATGGTGATTGAAGATCAACAATAGGTTAAAAATGTCAGAAATtctaatacatatacatatgtgcagtacatttcatattttaaaatgcctgcatttaattttattttatttctgtaggATATATCTATAATTTCACAGGTGACTGTTTCCCTGACCCCCCACCACAAAACCTTTCACTGACCAACCTTTACCTTCAACCACCTCAGCATAGCACCAGAAGTGTTTTACTGTGAAGTAGCaccaatttaattacatttaatcacAGCCTACCCTTCTGTTAAGACGTCATGTAGTGTTAATGTGGGCCTGTCAATTGCCTTCAGCAATATAATTATAGCACACACCTTTTGACAATTACACTTGTAATTTTCACACAAATATCTGCTAATTTGAAAATGTTAACACTCATTACTGAATCCTCCCTAAACCGGTTCTTTACTGTTGTGTTACTGTACAAGAGGCTTCATGTCTGATGTACAGAACAGTTTCAACTTTTGGGTTCCTTGATAACATCCCATTTTACTTTAGCAAACATAATGAAAACTGACCAAAAGGCATGCAGGAAAGCACACTGAAGGAAATGATTTAAGCATTTAATAGCGAGGCATGTGACCTGGAGACCACAATTTTTGTGCAGCATCATGAAAACAGGATTCTCAAGCCATGTTTTAAACACCATGAATGAAGACAGACATCTTTAAATGATGTCAAAGGTCTCACTCTCTCATTTTCATTTCCTCAACACACTTTCTCTTCCCTTTGCGAGTGAATTAGTTTTGGTTGCGTTTCCAGTCTGCTTTGCAAAGAATAAATGATGATTCAGATGCAtttttcatttacttatttattaatttagcagatgcttttatccaaagttccTTGCGAATGAAAATAATACATAAGTGATTCATCTAATGCAAGCACATCAGATTTGAGAGGACTGTTCAGAACTGTTATTCTCTTGCAACGGCTGTGAAATTGTCAGAAGAGTCAAAAGCAAAATCCATGGTGGCTTTCATTATTTTTCCAATTTCTTATTTCCAGCGACCTCCGACCTTTCCTTTACCATGTCCTTTTTTGCTGTGATAAAGAGAGAGTTGAAAAATGAGCATATCTGAGAcagatatttcaaatatatttttcattgaagAAAAATGCTTAAgtaagggttggttcacccaaaattctgtcatcattaactctgtcatgttgttccaaacctacatgactttctttcttctgtgaaacacaaaagaagatatgttGGGTGGACTAGCCCTTTAACTTAGAAACACATTACTCAGCTAGTTTTTTTGCACAGATTAAAATCAGTGTCAGTCAGATTTAACAGCTTCCAGAGCCGGCGCCAGAGCACTTATATCGGGGAGGGGgcatttagatttaatttataattcatGTTCAACTAGTTCATTACTTTAGTTTCTGATAACAGCCATAAAAGCCTGCAATACTctcattttcattgtatttttgctttcacTTTCGCTTTTAAAATCGATCACATAAAGCATTGAGTGGTAAAGAGGGGAAGGAGGCATAGTAACTGGTCTGGACGAGGCAAGGGCTCTGAACGCCCCAGCTTGGCGCTGGCCCAatattccctgtgtttctctatAACCATTTACAAAGTTGCCAAGTGAACGATACCTAGGGTTATAAAATccattcagattttaaaagtcaCGTAGTGTGTTTCAAACAATCTGCTTATTAACTCGATGGGACTTACAACTTTTGAGCATGGGAAATCCTGTTCAACAGAACAACGATCTGTTGAGAAAAGTGCAAAGTTCAGATAAGTAGATAGTATCCCttgtactttcactggctttcaATTTCTATCTTTTCATCTGGTTTCCTCTAATTCAACCGAACAAGGATTAGTTTTTGCCAAAACAAAGAGAATGAATACAATGTAATAACAAATACACCTAGATTTCTTAACCCTCAGTTCTTTATCAGATCACCACACCTCATATTTCTGTCTCTTCATTTGGTCCAGGAGGTCAAACTTCTCGGACTCCAGCTGGTGAATCCAGTTCCACATCTCCTGAGCTCGTTGCCTGTTTTGTGGAAGTAGGGAACAGATAGGATGCAAAACTGTCaggtttaaataaaaacatgatagTCTGAAAAGGAACACACGTTTAGATGTAAACTTACAGATCCTTGCACATCTTGCGTAAAGGTACGACTgtatgtagatgtgtgtgtgggCGATTACCTCAACCCATCCTCTCGCAGATTTTCGATGCCGAGAGGAGAGCGCCTCTCTGAAAGAGTCTTTCTCTTGACCTCTCGTCCAGTAAGACGCTTCCCACGTTTCTGCTCTGCCTACAACACAAGCACAAAAATACATATGTACAAGCTAATATGTATTCATTTACATGAGGTAAGGCATGTGTACACAACAGTAACTTACCTTGGCTAAGAAGCCACCAAAGTTTGCCCCCATATTGGACAAAACCTTCTTCTTCTTGGCCTCGTCTTCTGCTCTCTTCTTAGCCTCCTCATCCTCTTTCCTCTGACGCTCTTCCTGACGAGAGAGCATAGATAATACATTTCACATTGATTTTTTATCTTACAAGTTTTCTTAATTATATTCCACAAACAACTTAGAGAGCATTTGAGTATTTTGTTGGCTAAGTTTTCGTTTCATTTCTGATTTACCGCGATCCTCGTCTGTcggtctctttctttctctgctcTAACACGCTGCTGCTCTGCTCTTTCTGCTCGCCGACGCTCCTAATGGAGCGGATTGACCAAAATTAGTGCAAAGTAAACAGAACAGTGAGTACATAAGTTTTTTgtgttaaaaaagagagagaaaatgaaatgaTAAAGTCTGGGAGTTACAATTCTATCCTTGAGACCGATCagttcttcctcctctttcttCCTCTGCTCAAAGTGGACATCGATTAAAGTCTGTAACTCCAGAAAGTCCTTCTCCATCCTTTTTCGGTGAATATCCTGAGAGAGAAAATGATATAGCTTGATATAAATGGTAAATCGTAATTTTCACGACGTCCAAAAAGCTTCCAACACACAATGATGTGTTTTCATGTCTGTATTGAGCAGACCTTATAACCATTAACTGTGCAGGGTGGGAGAAATGAACCCTGTATATTCTCAGTTTGCAGTTCATTTTTTAGTCAACTGGATTGTTACTTACATCGAAATCAACCCGCTCACCCTCTGGAATCTTTGGAGGGGCAAGTTGTGGAACCATGGGCCTGTGTGAGAGAGGGCAATCAGCTAGAGATTTAGGGGAGTAAGTGCATGAAGACATTCGGAAAATGCAGAGTGTGCTGATGGTTTGATGAAAAGAGTGTCTGAACACTTACTTAGGCCGAGGTCTTTCCTCCTCTGAGAAGTGTCAAATAAAAgggtaagaaaaaaacaaaaacaaggaagtTGCTGTCAAATATAATCAAAAAGCCCTTCCTATTTGCACACAACTGTGCAATAATCCACTAGTCTTGCACAGTAATAATGAATTACACTGGTTGTGTGAACTGTGTTTTTTTGCACCTCCTTTtgacattttcacattttaaaaatatctgGAAATTCTTTCAAATAAAGCTGTTCTATCAGAAACACTCTAGAGGACACAGCTGTCACAGGATTCTTTCATGACCTCTTCAGTTCACAGGGCACTGTTATTCAAGGCAGTGATTTATTACAGTATACATAACATTCTGTGTTTGGGGGGAAACGTCAGTTTTGGGTGACCCACAAAACCTTTCAAAGTTGAATGTAATCAGATTTTTAGAGCCTGAGGTAGATTTGTCATGTATAGTTTTCATATTATGAATCATAAACCTGTCCTTatactgttttatttgtttttacaaaaactgtgtGCACGgactaaaataaaggaaatatttttaactaaaattcCTCACCTTCTTCCTGAGT
This region includes:
- the LOC127949656 gene encoding troponin T, slow skeletal muscle; this encodes MVPQLAPPKIPEGERVDFDDIHRKRMEKDFLELQTLIDVHFEQRKKEEEELIGLKDRIERRRAERAEQQRVRAEKERDRQTRIAEERQRKEDEEAKKRAEDEAKKKKVLSNMGANFGGFLAKAEQKRGKRLTGREVKRKTLSERRSPLGIENLREDGLRQRAQEMWNWIHQLESEKFDLLDQMKRQKYEIVVLLNRISHAQKFKKGHGKGKVGGRWK